A window of Candidatus Binatia bacterium contains these coding sequences:
- a CDS encoding type II toxin-antitoxin system HicA family toxin, whose product MSQWGSAKASRVLAALQGFGWTVRRQTGSHKVLARPGWPDFVFAFHERDEIGPPMLARIAKHTGLQPDDV is encoded by the coding sequence TGGGGGAGTGCGAAGGCCAGCCGTGTTCTCGCGGCCCTTCAGGGATTTGGATGGACGGTCAGACGGCAGACCGGTTCGCACAAGGTTCTCGCCCGTCCCGGCTGGCCGGACTTCGTCTTCGCGTTCCACGAGCGCGACGAGATCGGACCACCGATGCTCGCCCGCATCGCGAAGCACACTGGGTTACAACCGGACGACGTGTGA